The DNA segment CAACTGCGACAGGGCATCGATATCGCGCAACACCACCGTGCCCTTGCCGTCATATCCCCCGCGGGAGGCCTTGGCCATCACCGGAAAGGTCCAACCCTGAGGAAGCGCGGGCTGGGCCGGTGAAATCAAACGCAGCGGACACCAAGGCGGGCTCGGGATCGCCAGGTCGTCGAGCAGCTGACGCTGCGACAACTTGTCGACCAGGGGCGAGAGCGCAGCCAGGGATGGCTGGAAACGAACGCCCTGCTGCTCCAGCGGCAGAAGGGCGTCGATATTGACCCACTCGTTCTCGAAGGTGACGCCGTCACAGCCCACCACCAGCTCCCGGGTTCCAGCCACATCCCGCGGATCCGCGGTCACGAGACGCGACGCCAATCCAGCGGCGGGATCCGCTGGATTGGATGTCTGAACGGCGATCGGAACCTCGCGTTGCGCGGCGGCCTGCACAAGCATCCGTGCCAGCTGACCACCTCCCACAACGCCGATCATCGTGTCCGAGCTGATGTCCGCAGCTTGCCACTTTGCAGGGTCAGTGACAGCGTCAGATCAGCGGCCGATCGCCGGCAAAGGCCAACCGAACCATGGTGAACAGCAGCACCATCAGGAACAGGGCCAGGCCAAGGGTGCAGGCGTAGCTGATCTCCAATTCGGCAAAGGCCTGGTCATACACGTAATAAACGATGGTTCGGGTGGCATCCGCAGGACCTCCCTGGGTCATCAGGAACACCTCCTCAAACACCTTCGTGGCCGCTATCGACGACACCACAGCGACCAGGGTCACGTAGGGCCCCATCAAGGGCAGGGTGATGTCGAGATGTTTTCTCCAACCCTCGCTGCCATCCAGCTCCGCCGCCTCATAGAGCTCCTTGGGAATGCCCTGAAGACCCGCCAGGAAGATCACCATGTAGTAGCCCAGTCCTTTCCAGAGGGTCACCAACATCACGGCGGGCAGGGCCAGTTGCGGCGTGGTGAGAAAACCAATCGGGCTGAAGGCATCACCGAGCAGAGCACTCAACCATCCATTTATCAGTCCGTTCTCGGCATAGAGCCAGCGAAAGGCGATGGCTGCAACAACGATCGACACCAGCACCGGCGTATAAAAAGCGCCCCGCAGAAGAGACCGACCGGGCAGCCCCTGGTTCACCAGCACCGCCAACGCCAGCGCCCCCAGAACGATGGGAGGCACCACACCAACCAGGTAGAGAAAGGTGGTGAACAGCACCTGCCGCGCCATTGGGTCCGACAGCAGGCGCTCCAGGTTGGCCAAACCGACAAAACGCAGGGGTTCACTGACATCCAGCCCCGTGGCGGTAAAGCTCATCACCAGAGCCATCAGGGCCGGCACCAGCACCGACAAACTGATCAGCACCACAGCCGGCAGCAGGAACGCCCAGGCCGAAAGAGAGTTGCGCACTGATCTCTCGCGCACAGGACCAGCGACACTGTTGCGAGAGTAGGTGGGTTCCAACGGTTTCATGACCACAATCACCCCGTTGCATCACATCCGCGTTGCGCTGGAGCGCAATCCCTACGAGGTTGTGATTGGAAACGGCGGCCTGGCCAGACTTGGTCAGCAAATCCTGGACGCTGGGGTGCAGGCTAGTCGGCGTGTGCTGGTGGTCAGCAATCCCGATGTCGCCAACCCCTATGGCGATGCCTGCCTGAACAGCCTCAGAGAGGCAGGTTTCAGCGTGGAGCTTTTGGTGATTGACGCCGGCGAACACCAGAAGACGCCCGCCACGGTGGCGGAGATCCACGATGCGGCTTACAACGCCAAGCTCGAACGCAGCTCCTTGATGGTGGCCCTCGGCGGCGGCGTTGTGGGGGACATGACCGGTTTTGCGGCAGCCACCTGGCTGCGCGGCATCCAGGTGGTGCAGGTGCCCACAACCCTGCTGGCCATGGTGGATGCGTCAATCGGGGGTAAGACCGGGGTCAACCATCCCCGCGGCAAAAACCTGATCGGTGCCTTTCACCAGCCGCGGCTGGTGCTGATCGATCCCTCGACCCTCAACACCCTGCCCGAACGCGAGTTCCGGGCCGGCATGGCCGAAGTGATCAAGTACGGAATCCTCGGTGACACGGCGCTGTTCGAGGAACTGGAGGCCTGCCCCAACCCGAGCACGCCCGCTGGGCTTGGATCGGAACGCCTGAGCTCGATCCTGCAGCGATCGGCCGCGGCCAAGGCCCGGGTGGTGGCCGCCGACGAAAAGGAAGGAGGCTTACGAGCGATCCTCAACTACGGCCATACCTTCGGCCATGTGGTGGAGACCCTCTGCGGCTATGGCACCTGGCTGCATGGCGAGGCGGTTGCCATTGGCATGGTGGCCGTGGGTGAACTCGCCGTGCTGCGGGGCAGCTGGAGTCGCGAGGATGCTGAGCGCCAACGCCGGCTGATCGACAGCGCCGGACTCCCCACCGCCTGGCCCGATCTCGCCGCCGATGCGGTTCTGGACAGCTTGCAGGGGGACAAAAAGGTGCGCGACGGTCGCCTGCGCTTCGTGATGCCCACCGGCATCGGATCCGTTGAGATCCGCGATGACGTCAGTCGCGACGAGATCCTCAGCTGCCTTGAGCGCCTGAAAGGCTGAAGCCGCCTTCCGGCAACCCGCGGAGGTAGGTGAGCCAGCGGAACGCACCCAGCCCCGCAGGATCCACCAGGCGAAGCAGGGCTTCGCGGCGTTGCAGGGCTTCCGCCAGCTGTTGGCCCGGTAGCTGCTGCAGCCCATGCAGACGCTGCGCAAGCCCTAGGGCCAGCAGTGCCTCGCCCTGCTTGGCCTGGTCACCCACCAGCCAGCCATTGCGCTGGGCCGCCTCATCAACAACCTCGATGCAGAGGTGGGCCGTGAGGTCCTGCTCACCGGGCTGATCCAAGGGCGACAGCCCCGCCTGCTGAGCGCAAACAGCCATCAAGGTGCCGTCGGAGCGCCGGGCTGTGAAGTAACGCTGGGCCTCCAGGGCGTAATCAATCACCAGCAGCACACCCGCATCCAGGGCGGCGGCGGCCGCCGCGAACCAGTCAGGCAATGCACTGTTCCACTCCGTGGTCCACCCTTCTGGGGCATCGGGGGGCGGCAACTGAATGCCGCCTTGGTTGCAAACACGCCTGATTTCCTGGTGCAAACCATCGGGGAGAGGCCGATGAGTCATTTGCAGGCCACCGTTTGGATTGAGCTCCACCCACTGCTGCTGGAAGGATCCCTCCCGCCAGATCAAGCGCTCCACCGGAAGAGCATCCAACAACTCATGGGCGATCACCACTCCATGAACCGGAGCGCGGCGCAAGTCGTCCAGGGAACACCAGCGCAGCGGCAGATCGTCCGCCTCTTGCAGCAGAGCCTGTTGCCGCCGCCGCATCCCGGGGTTGGCCTCCACCAACACCAATTCGATCCGAGCCAACAGCTCTGGATCAGCACCACGCAACGCAGCGACCAGATCCCGGGCCAGATGACCCTCGCCAGGACCGATTTCCACGATCGACAGGCGTTGATCAGGATCGCTACGGGAAATCGACGTCAGCCAGGCCAGGATCTGAGGAGCCAGAAGGGCTGCGAAATCACTGCCCAACGCTGGGGAGGTGACGAAATCACCCTGGGCACCAATGCGTGCACGGCCTGAGCCGTAATACCCGTGCTCCGGCTCATTCAGAGCCAGATCCATGAACCGGGAAAACGGAACGGCACCCCCCGACTGATGCAGATGCGTTGCCAACCAGTCAGGACAGGACGCAACCATCGGTTCCATTGGAGAGAATGCCGGTCGCTGCAGCAGTTCCATGGGAACACATCACATCCGACATCTGTGGAGCCTTGTCGTGGTGGCTCTGGTCAGCCTGGGTGTTCTGGTGACCCCGGCTGAGGCCTACGACAACCCGGAGCTGCTACCGGATCACCCCACCCCGGTGATCGACCTCGCCAAGGTGTTCAGTGACACCCAGAGAAGCCAGTTGGAGGCATCCCTGGCGGATGTGGAGGAACGCACCGGCTGGAAGATGCGGGTGTTGACCCAGTACGAACGCACACCAGGTCTGGCCATTCGCGAGTTCTGGGGGCTGGATGAAAGCAGCCTGCTGCTCGTGGCCGACCCCCGCGGCGGGAACCTGCTGAACTTCAACGTTGGCGATGCCTATTTCGCGATGATGCCGCGCACCTACTGGGTGGAGCTGCAGACCCGCTACGGCAACCAGTACTACGTGAAGGATCACGGCGAGGACGGAGCCGTGCTGGATGCCCTCAATGCGGTGGAAATCTGTCTGGACCGTGGTGGCTGTCAGGTGGTGCCTGGCCTTCCCCAGGAACAGTGGCTTTGGACGCTGACCACATCGATCTTCGGCGGCTTGATTGCCGGCTTTGCGGCCTACCCACGGAAGGAGGGCGAAACCATTGCCTGGGCCTGGTTGCTGCTGCTCTCACCGCTGTGGGTGATGCTCTTCGGGGTCTTCGGCGTTGCCCCTGTGGTCACACGCACCTCCGAAGTGATGCCCCTGCTGCGTAATGGGGTCGGCTTCCTGGCTGGTGGCATCGCGGCTTATCTAATCGCCCAGGCCACGGTTGGTCGAAAGCTTCAGAACGACGCTGAGGGTTGAGGGGTCTAGACGACCTCGAAATGCCTCTCAGAGCCGGGTGGCGCATTCAATGCGCGACCCGGTGCAGAGTGCCGGGGGAGGAGCGACGAGCGCCTGGCGCTTGATATCACGCAAACGACGCAACTCCGCAAGATTCACGTCATAGAAGGAACGCAGACGCGCATATTTTTTGACGGGTTGGCCGTAATAGCTGCGACCGGCAAGGGTGGGAAAGGACGCCCATTCGGGAGCCAGCATGGCTGCGAGAAGCGGGCTGAGAACACCGGTGTCGGTCAAACCCAAAGCTTTGCGCCGCTGGATCAGGAACAACGCGCCCTGGTCCTGGGCCTCAGGTCCGAAACCGCGCACGCCGATGCTGCGCTGAACCAGATTCCAGGTGAAGGGCATGAACTGGTAGGCCCCAGCAGCTGCACTGGCGTAGCGGGAGCTGTAGATCACCCGGTTGGGATGACGGTCTAGGGAAGGCATCAAACCACCTCCGAACATCACCCGGTAGCCCACATCGAGGCCACCTTTCCAGGTACCTTCCGCGAAGCGGATCGTGTTAAGCATCGCCCGACGTTCGGGCGTGATCACGTAGGGAATCGCCCGGCTGGGCTGGAACTCAGAGGTGTGAATCAACTGCGCCCGCGAGGCGGCGGGCAACAGGCTCGCCCGGGCCGACAGTGGGGAACAGAGGGCAGGCAGAACTCCGACGATCACGGCCGCTTGAAGCGTCTGACGACCGATAAATGCAGAGATAGCCATTAAGAGCGTTCAAAGTACATGCCCTCAGAAGAGGACGATGAGCAGATCAGAAGCGGATGAAATGCTCGGGCGAGAAAAATCTCACTCGCTGTGACTTTCTCGAACCGAAGGCTCAAAGCAATAGGTATATATGCCAGTCAAATAATCGGCCAGGGCATCAACTTGGCAGCAAATTGACGCGACAAGAAGTAGTTTTTTCGTGAAAATCAAATGGTCTGCTCAGCCCAACCCACCAGTGCCAGAGCAGCTTCTTCAGCCCCTGATGCAGAAAGAGGAGCTTCGCTCGGCGCCAGCAATGGCTGGTCCAGCTGCCATGCCCCCGAGTCCAGATCCTGACGCGTAAGGCAGCGGTGCTGACCGTGGCGACGCAGACCATCCATCAACGCCGCCGCTTCAGCGAATCCGCTGCGCTCCACCACGTGCATCCCAACCCCTTGGGCCATCGCCTCGCAGAAGCTGCTGAAACCGGGCTTGCCCAGAAAACGGGAGCAACGGCCCAGCACATCAACGGGACGCAGCCCATCCGGAAGAAGCGTGAGGTTGGGGAGCGCTACCAACTCCGGTGCTTGCGAACCATCTGCTGAAGTCGGCAGCAGGAAATGGTGATTGGGCCAAAGCTGAAACAGATCCCGCGAAAGGGACAAGCCCAGGCCTCCAAATCCCACCAGCACCAGGGGAGCGGCCTGGCCATCAAGGGAAGCCTCAAGATCCGCCGGGATGGGCCGCGGGCTGGCACAGACCAACCCGATCCTCTGTTCAGGCAACCCCCAATTCATGGCGAGGTCAAACGGACATCGCAGCAGGAGATCACCGCAGCGGTAGGCCTCAGCGGCGGCATCGGCCCAGCCTTGGAAAGCAGGGCCCAACGGGCCATAGATGTCATCCCAGCCGAAATTGCTCATCCACACCAGAGGTGCATCGAGGCGCTGGGCCAGGGCGGCCGCGGCCGGGGGAATGTCCCCGATGATCAACACCGGCTGCTCCTGCGACGCCAGCCAAACGGCTTCAGCCTCGATCAGGGCCGGCAGCCGTTGTTCAAGCTGATCCAGGGCACTGAAAGTTGCGGCGCAATCCACACCGAGCGCATCGGCCTGCACCATGCCCACATCCCACTGACAGCACCGTTGCTCAATCGCTGCATCCCCCAACAACAGCTGGAGTAGCGGGGAGGGCAGGCCCGAGCTCATCACCAACGTCCACTCAGGACGCAGGCGGCGCAGCTGCTGCAACACCGCAGCATCGCGAGCCGCATGGCCGAAGCCATGGCTGCTGCTGCAGAGATAGATCAGCACGGCAGCGGAGCATCGATCGGCAACCGCTCCTGATGGATCAGCTCAGCATCGGGGGTGTACCAGCGATGGGCGAGCTGGGTGAGGCGGGAACCCTGGAATTCAGCCCAAGAGAGATGCAGCAGCATCCGCCCCTGCCCATCCACCCCTGAACGAGGCACACAGGCGGCGTTGATCAGAGCGGTTCCATGGCGATGGCGCAACAGCGTCTGGCGTACACCGGAACCGCGCTTGAGGGCATGGTGCATGTGACCGAAGATCACCAGATCGGCGGGTCGGTGCTTGGCCATGCGGTCCAGGGCAAGGGCCAGATCCTGATCCCCCCAGTCCACCGCCGGGGGCTTCCAGTCACGTCCGCAGGGACTGGCGGCATCAGATCCCAAGCCCGAGGGACCGCAGTGGGCCATCACGATCAAGGGCTGATCAGCGGGAACTTCAGCTGCGGCCTGAACGATTCGCTCGGCTGAAGCCTCAAGCGACACCGGACCGTACACCGCCTCCACAGCTTTCGAGAGGTGAAACCCCCCACCAGCACTGCAGGGACGCGCACCCACAACAGTCAACGGAAGCTCCGGCCAATGGATCGAGCGCCAAGCGCAATGGAGATCGCCGAGCACAGCGCGTTGTTGCTCGAGGATGCCGCCACTGCGATCTCGCCCGCGGTCGTGGTTTCCCAGGATCACGGCAACGGGGAAGGGAAGCCGCGTGATCCGGCGCGTCAGCCGCAGATCTCCATCAGCGAGGTCACCAACGAAAAGAACAGCGTCAGGCCTGAGCTGCTGCAGCAGCTGCTCATCCGCGTCGCCCCAGGCGCCGTGCAGATCACCGGCAATGGCAAGGCGCAGGTGCTTCAGAGCGAGTGCCTAGGCTGTGGCCATCCTGCCCCGAACCGGTCCTGATGAGCGCTGACACCGCCGTTGTTGCGGCGATCAACCGGCTCCGCCAGGACCGCAATGCCGTGATCCTGGCGCACTACTACCAGGAACCGGAGATTCAGGACATCGCCGATTTCGTTGGTGACTCCCTAGAGCTGTCGCGAAAGGCCGCCAGCACGGATGCCGATGTGATCGTGTTCTGCGGTGTGCACTTCATGGCGGAGACCGCCAAGATTCTGAGCCCGGAAAAGACGGTGGTGCTGCCGGATCTAGAGGCCGGTTGCTCTCTGGCGGACGACTGCCCCGCTGATGAGTTCGCCCGCTTTCGTGCAGAACACCCCGACCACTTTGTGGTGAGTTACATCAACTGCACGGCAGCGGTGAAGGCGCAAAGCGATCTGATCTGCACCAGCAGCAATGCCGTTGATCTGGTGAACCAACTGCCTGCCGATCAGCCCGTTCTCTTCGCCCCGGATCAGAACCTGGGGCGCTGGGTTCAGCAACAGAGCGGTCGCGAGCTGACCCTCTGGCCAGGACGCTGCATCGTTCATGAGACCTTCAGCGAAGAAGCCGTTCTGGCCCTCAAGCACGAACATCCCACGGCTGAAGTGATCGCCCACCCCGAATGCCAGCAGAACCTGCTGGACCTGGCGGATTTCATTGGATCCACCAGCAAGCTTTTGAATTACGCCGAACAAAGCTCCTGCAACAGCTTCATCGTTCTGACGGAACCAGGGATCCTCCATCAGATGCAGCAACGGGTTCCGGAGAAAACCCTGCTCGACGTGCCAGGGATCGATGGATGCAGCTGCAATGCCTGCCCCTACATGCGGCTCAACACCCTGGAAAAACTGAAGGCATGCCTGGAGACCCTCACGCCTGCGATCGAGATGGATGAACCGATGCGTCTGAAGGCCATGAAACCCATGCAGCGCATGCTTGAGATGAGCCGGTGACGCGCCAACCGATCAAAGAACGACGCGTCATACGAATAAATTTCCATAATGCGAGCCCCGCGATGCATGGCCCCCGTCATCCAGCCCAAGGGCATCAGGGTTCTGACCTTGATGGCGGCGATGTCAGGGACGTTGTGCACCGCAGCGACTGCACAACCGTGGAACCAACCGATTCCTGAACCCGCGACGGAATCCACGGCACAAACCATGCAGTTGGCCAACCAACTGAACCAAGTGGGAGCCAGATTTTTTGGAGCCCATTGGTGCCCCGCCTGCAAAGAGCAGATGAAACTCTTCGGCAAACAGGCCGGACGCCACCTGAACTATGTGGAATGCGGTCTGCCTGACAAATATCCCGACCAGGTCAACCAATGCAGGGATGAGAACATCCGATCCATCCCCA comes from the Synechococcus sp. A15-62 genome and includes:
- a CDS encoding carbohydrate ABC transporter permease, which produces MRNSLSAWAFLLPAVVLISLSVLVPALMALVMSFTATGLDVSEPLRFVGLANLERLLSDPMARQVLFTTFLYLVGVVPPIVLGALALAVLVNQGLPGRSLLRGAFYTPVLVSIVVAAIAFRWLYAENGLINGWLSALLGDAFSPIGFLTTPQLALPAVMLVTLWKGLGYYMVIFLAGLQGIPKELYEAAELDGSEGWRKHLDITLPLMGPYVTLVAVVSSIAATKVFEEVFLMTQGGPADATRTIVYYVYDQAFAELEISYACTLGLALFLMVLLFTMVRLAFAGDRPLI
- the aroB gene encoding 3-dehydroquinate synthase; the encoded protein is MTTITPLHHIRVALERNPYEVVIGNGGLARLGQQILDAGVQASRRVLVVSNPDVANPYGDACLNSLREAGFSVELLVIDAGEHQKTPATVAEIHDAAYNAKLERSSLMVALGGGVVGDMTGFAAATWLRGIQVVQVPTTLLAMVDASIGGKTGVNHPRGKNLIGAFHQPRLVLIDPSTLNTLPEREFRAGMAEVIKYGILGDTALFEELEACPNPSTPAGLGSERLSSILQRSAAAKARVVAADEKEGGLRAILNYGHTFGHVVETLCGYGTWLHGEAVAIGMVAVGELAVLRGSWSREDAERQRRLIDSAGLPTAWPDLAADAVLDSLQGDKKVRDGRLRFVMPTGIGSVEIRDDVSRDEILSCLERLKG
- a CDS encoding class I SAM-dependent methyltransferase, which codes for MELLQRPAFSPMEPMVASCPDWLATHLHQSGGAVPFSRFMDLALNEPEHGYYGSGRARIGAQGDFVTSPALGSDFAALLAPQILAWLTSISRSDPDQRLSIVEIGPGEGHLARDLVAALRGADPELLARIELVLVEANPGMRRRQQALLQEADDLPLRWCSLDDLRRAPVHGVVIAHELLDALPVERLIWREGSFQQQWVELNPNGGLQMTHRPLPDGLHQEIRRVCNQGGIQLPPPDAPEGWTTEWNSALPDWFAAAAAALDAGVLLVIDYALEAQRYFTARRSDGTLMAVCAQQAGLSPLDQPGEQDLTAHLCIEVVDEAAQRNGWLVGDQAKQGEALLALGLAQRLHGLQQLPGQQLAEALQRREALLRLVDPAGLGAFRWLTYLRGLPEGGFSLSGAQGS
- a CDS encoding TPM domain-containing protein: MGTHHIRHLWSLVVVALVSLGVLVTPAEAYDNPELLPDHPTPVIDLAKVFSDTQRSQLEASLADVEERTGWKMRVLTQYERTPGLAIREFWGLDESSLLLVADPRGGNLLNFNVGDAYFAMMPRTYWVELQTRYGNQYYVKDHGEDGAVLDALNAVEICLDRGGCQVVPGLPQEQWLWTLTTSIFGGLIAGFAAYPRKEGETIAWAWLLLLSPLWVMLFGVFGVAPVVTRTSEVMPLLRNGVGFLAGGIAAYLIAQATVGRKLQNDAEG
- a CDS encoding glycoside hydrolase family 104 protein, which encodes MAISAFIGRQTLQAAVIVGVLPALCSPLSARASLLPAASRAQLIHTSEFQPSRAIPYVITPERRAMLNTIRFAEGTWKGGLDVGYRVMFGGGLMPSLDRHPNRVIYSSRYASAAAGAYQFMPFTWNLVQRSIGVRGFGPEAQDQGALFLIQRRKALGLTDTGVLSPLLAAMLAPEWASFPTLAGRSYYGQPVKKYARLRSFYDVNLAELRRLRDIKRQALVAPPPALCTGSRIECATRL
- a CDS encoding TIGR04168 family protein, translated to MRLAIAGDLHGAWGDADEQLLQQLRPDAVLFVGDLADGDLRLTRRITRLPFPVAVILGNHDRGRDRSGGILEQQRAVLGDLHCAWRSIHWPELPLTVVGARPCSAGGGFHLSKAVEAVYGPVSLEASAERIVQAAAEVPADQPLIVMAHCGPSGLGSDAASPCGRDWKPPAVDWGDQDLALALDRMAKHRPADLVIFGHMHHALKRGSGVRQTLLRHRHGTALINAACVPRSGVDGQGRMLLHLSWAEFQGSRLTQLAHRWYTPDAELIHQERLPIDAPLPC
- the nadA gene encoding quinolinate synthase NadA; translation: MSADTAVVAAINRLRQDRNAVILAHYYQEPEIQDIADFVGDSLELSRKAASTDADVIVFCGVHFMAETAKILSPEKTVVLPDLEAGCSLADDCPADEFARFRAEHPDHFVVSYINCTAAVKAQSDLICTSSNAVDLVNQLPADQPVLFAPDQNLGRWVQQQSGRELTLWPGRCIVHETFSEEAVLALKHEHPTAEVIAHPECQQNLLDLADFIGSTSKLLNYAEQSSCNSFIVLTEPGILHQMQQRVPEKTLLDVPGIDGCSCNACPYMRLNTLEKLKACLETLTPAIEMDEPMRLKAMKPMQRMLEMSR